The bacterium genome window below encodes:
- a CDS encoding beta-galactosidase trimerization domain-containing protein yields MIFHMFRVDYPDNWDKLKELNLEKLAKIKKELYKVDIEWVVGSFGTFPGQGYMVSFNTPYFEKYPGLGDFDYIREYLPYAKKYGIKLVSYLNLHWFSYEFASKHYDWQQITYDGKIYGEKYPLYGNGTTFCINSPFREWALKMMEEVMKTGIDGVFLDGPGIFPESCYCEYCRKKFKEETGHDLPEWENWSDPIWKEFLLFRKKSFLKFMEDAKKVVKRINKDGIIFINSSHLPEWGIPRYIGELEQYQDFNLSEAFYHLGSVRDYFFYYFVAKYLKVSEKPSSAAMHHAAGIWHWIPLYPQEVKMSISQNLCVKNCLWTAVLNGNDIENPEYWQPIKEVMEKVEDKKEIFDKGKTYAPVGLYVSSSTVYFYISEIKGIYTEEEKVKEENLVLKREKEVKKDKKHKCDDITYKELSGFFEVLVRSHIPFKIINENILEENLKKLDVLILPNTTCLSEKEISLINDFVKKGGKLIMSFESGWYDEYGNKREKNPFIDFEIEDNFPLRNAEQYCIFEVETGKYKKGRLVPRPSYSLKIKTKEKVILSFIKPSKGTYSYCIEKSDYPAIIKKIEGKGKIIYFSNLPGEFYNSFHPLEWENIISEIIKEKIEFEIKVDAPSTTITEFYKDSDNWIIHIVNSTGDMKRPVSEIIPVDVKIEIKGKFELSERVFEDGNLKIEKEKDKTNITLEGISLYEIIYLRRAE; encoded by the coding sequence ATGATATTTCACATGTTTAGAGTTGATTATCCTGATAATTGGGATAAATTAAAAGAATTAAATTTAGAAAAATTGGCAAAAATTAAGAAAGAGTTATACAAAGTAGATATTGAGTGGGTTGTTGGTTCATTTGGAACATTTCCTGGACAGGGATATATGGTAAGTTTTAATACACCATATTTTGAGAAGTATCCTGGACTTGGTGATTTTGATTATATAAGAGAATATCTCCCTTACGCAAAAAAATATGGAATAAAATTGGTATCTTATTTAAATCTTCACTGGTTTTCTTATGAATTTGCTTCAAAACATTATGATTGGCAACAAATAACTTATGATGGGAAAATTTATGGGGAAAAATATCCTTTATATGGAAATGGAACTACATTTTGTATAAACTCTCCTTTTAGGGAATGGGCGTTAAAGATGATGGAAGAAGTTATGAAAACAGGAATAGATGGTGTTTTTCTTGATGGTCCTGGAATTTTTCCTGAAAGTTGTTATTGCGAGTATTGTAGAAAAAAATTTAAAGAAGAAACCGGCCATGACTTACCTGAATGGGAAAATTGGTCTGACCCCATCTGGAAGGAATTTTTACTTTTTAGAAAAAAGTCGTTTTTAAAGTTTATGGAAGATGCAAAGAAAGTTGTAAAAAGAATAAACAAAGATGGGATTATTTTTATAAATTCTTCACATCTTCCTGAATGGGGAATTCCAAGATATATTGGGGAACTTGAACAATATCAGGATTTTAACCTCTCTGAGGCATTTTATCATTTAGGGAGTGTTAGAGATTACTTTTTTTATTATTTTGTTGCAAAATACCTAAAAGTGAGTGAAAAACCATCTTCTGCTGCAATGCATCATGCTGCTGGTATCTGGCATTGGATACCTCTTTATCCCCAAGAAGTAAAAATGAGTATAAGTCAAAATTTATGTGTTAAAAATTGTTTATGGACTGCTGTTTTAAATGGAAATGATATTGAAAATCCAGAGTACTGGCAACCAATAAAAGAAGTAATGGAAAAAGTTGAGGATAAAAAGGAAATTTTTGATAAAGGCAAAACTTATGCACCAGTTGGATTATATGTTTCTTCTTCCACCGTTTATTTTTATATTTCAGAAATTAAAGGAATATACACAGAAGAAGAAAAGGTAAAAGAAGAAAATCTTGTTTTAAAAAGAGAGAAAGAAGTTAAGAAAGATAAGAAACATAAATGTGATGATATAACATATAAAGAATTGAGTGGATTTTTTGAAGTACTTGTTCGTTCCCATATACCATTTAAAATAATAAATGAGAATATCCTTGAAGAAAATCTCAAAAAATTAGATGTTTTAATTTTACCAAATACTACCTGTCTTTCAGAAAAAGAAATTTCTTTAATTAATGATTTTGTGAAGAAAGGCGGAAAATTAATAATGAGTTTTGAAAGTGGATGGTATGATGAATATGGAAACAAAAGAGAAAAAAATCCATTTATTGATTTTGAAATAGAAGATAATTTTCCTTTAAGAAACGCAGAGCAATATTGTATATTTGAGGTAGAAACAGGAAAATATAAAAAAGGAAGATTAGTTCCAAGACCTTCTTATTCATTAAAGATAAAAACAAAAGAGAAAGTAATTCTCTCATTTATAAAACCATCAAAAGGGACATATTCCTATTGTATAGAGAAGTCAGATTATCCAGCAATTATTAAAAAAATCGAAGGGAAAGGAAAGATAATTTATTTTTCTAATCTTCCTGGAGAATTTTATAATTCATTTCATCCTCTTGAATGGGAAAATATAATAAGTGAAATAATAAAAGAGAAAATTGAATTTGAAATAAAAGTTGATGCTCCTTCAACTACAATAACTGAATTTTATAAAGATAGTGATAACTGGATAATACATATTGTTAATTCAACAGGTGATATGAAAAGACCTGTTTCAGAAATTATTCCTGTTGATGTAAAAATAGAAATAAAAGGTAAATTTGAACTTTCTGAAAGAGTTTTTGAAGATGGAAATTTAAAAATTGAAAAGGAAAAAGACAAAACAAATATAACACTTGAAGGCATTTCTCTTTATGAAATTATTTATTTAAGGAGAGCAGAATGA
- a CDS encoding M55 family metallopeptidase codes for MKVYIMTDLEGVAGVVDFESQTYNTGKYYEIAKGLLTEEVNSCCDGLVEVGVDEIFVSDGHGSGGILPEKIHREAKLLHGRPLPKFWEIDKKWDCIFLLSHHSMHGTKNGNLNHTYSSRSIVKMELNGEKIGEIGIGVYLAGWFNIPVVFISGDEAACEEAGKYVPNIEKAIVKWGITRTSAISLSPIKAREIIKEKAKKAIEKIDKIKPVKFEGECELLIEFISTSDAFGFVKRPFFEKVNETTVKVKGKNFLELFERYFY; via the coding sequence ATGAAAGTATATATAATGACTGATTTAGAAGGAGTTGCAGGAGTAGTTGATTTTGAAAGTCAAACATATAACACAGGAAAGTATTATGAAATAGCAAAAGGACTATTAACAGAAGAAGTAAATTCCTGTTGTGATGGATTAGTAGAGGTAGGGGTTGATGAAATTTTTGTTAGTGATGGTCATGGGTCTGGGGGAATATTGCCTGAAAAAATACACCGAGAGGCAAAACTTTTACATGGAAGACCTCTTCCGAAATTTTGGGAAATTGATAAAAAATGGGATTGTATTTTTCTACTATCTCACCATAGTATGCATGGAACCAAAAATGGAAATTTAAATCATACATATTCAAGCAGGTCAATAGTAAAAATGGAATTAAATGGAGAAAAAATAGGAGAAATAGGAATTGGAGTATATCTTGCTGGTTGGTTTAATATACCGGTGGTTTTTATCAGTGGAGATGAAGCAGCATGTGAAGAGGCAGGAAAATATGTTCCTAATATAGAAAAAGCAATTGTAAAGTGGGGAATTACCAGAACTTCTGCAATTTCACTTTCTCCAATAAAAGCAAGAGAAATAATAAAAGAAAAAGCAAAAAAGGCAATAGAAAAAATTGATAAAATAAAACCAGTAAAATTTGAGGGAGAATGTGAACTTCTTATTGAATTTATTTCTACTTCTGATGCTTTTGGTTTTGTGAAAAGACCTTTTTTTGAAAAAGTTAATGAAACAACAGTAAAAGTTAAAGGTAAAAACTTTCTTGAACTTTTTGAAAGGTATTTTTATTAA
- a CDS encoding IS110 family transposase yields MGRYIGVDLHKRSFAVCYRSKAGEIEEKEYSMTEAGIEEFKKRIKKTDEVGVEATRNTGYFIGEIENSVGSIKVINPTQFKIIANSVKKTDKISAKTIAKYLSKGLIPEVRMRSKEQMETLGLIGTRDKLVKLRTSLKNKIHNILNANGIITKKEMFSSDKGLDKILEIDLDEGYLFELRLIVEQLHHLNETIKTIDKELAKRGKKMKGFKNITSMTGISNTSGTILLSVIGEKNDFERDKKLSAFLWLVPMVYASGDTVRYGMITKMGNKIGRTTVVQSTLVAIKYNEYLRNFYLRLKAKKGSGKAIIATARKYLTIIYKTLRYNLVFEDINHFKLAESS; encoded by the coding sequence ATGGGAAGATATATCGGAGTGGATTTGCATAAGAGGAGTTTTGCAGTATGTTATAGAAGTAAGGCAGGGGAGATAGAAGAGAAAGAGTATAGTATGACGGAGGCAGGGATAGAGGAATTCAAAAAGAGGATAAAGAAGACAGATGAAGTAGGTGTAGAAGCGACGAGGAATACAGGATATTTTATAGGAGAGATAGAGAATAGTGTAGGTAGTATAAAAGTAATAAATCCGACACAATTTAAAATAATAGCCAACTCAGTAAAAAAAACAGACAAAATATCTGCCAAGACAATAGCGAAGTATTTAAGTAAGGGGTTAATTCCGGAGGTAAGGATGAGAAGCAAAGAGCAGATGGAGACACTGGGTTTAATAGGGACGAGGGACAAATTGGTGAAATTAAGAACATCATTGAAGAACAAGATACACAATATATTAAATGCTAATGGGATAATCACCAAGAAAGAGATGTTCAGTTCAGATAAAGGGTTGGATAAGATATTAGAGATAGATTTAGATGAAGGATATTTATTTGAATTAAGATTGATAGTAGAACAGCTACATCATTTAAACGAGACAATAAAGACCATAGACAAGGAATTAGCCAAGAGAGGGAAGAAAATGAAGGGGTTTAAGAATATAACATCAATGACAGGAATAAGTAATACATCAGGGACAATTTTATTAAGTGTGATAGGAGAGAAAAATGATTTTGAAAGAGATAAGAAGTTATCAGCATTTTTATGGTTAGTTCCGATGGTATATGCATCAGGGGATACAGTTCGCTATGGTATGATAACTAAAATGGGTAATAAGATAGGGAGAACAACAGTGGTACAATCAACATTGGTAGCAATAAAATATAATGAGTATTTAAGGAATTTTTATTTAAGGTTGAAAGCGAAGAAAGGGAGTGGTAAAGCAATAATAGCAACAGCAAGGAAGTATTTAACAATAATTTATAAAACACTGAGATATAATTTAGTTTTTGAGGATATTAATCATTTTAAGTTAGCAGAAAGTAGTTAA